A stretch of DNA from Desulfonatronum thioautotrophicum:
ACTTGGCCTGGGCCTGATCCGCGGCTTCCACGGTTCCGTACCAGGATGCAATCAGCTCGTTGTAGGCGCGGGCCTCTTCGGCCCAGCCCTTGCGCTCGCAGAGGGTGTACAGGCGGTAGGCCAGTTGGCGGATGGTCTCGGTCCGTTCGGGCATTTTGCCCAGAAGGATGCCCGCGTCCACCTCGCCGCCGGTGCGCAGGGCGCGGATAAGCTGATGCAGGGCTTCCCAGGTCGGGGTGCGGGTGTCGGTTTCCGGATTCCAGTCCGGCTTGTATTCCTCGAACTTCAACAGCCGAACCCGCCCGGCCCTGGACTCCACCACCCCGGCCAGAACCAGCCCGTCAACGGTCGTGCCCTTGGCCCTTGCCAGCACGACGGCCTGTCCGAACTCGGCCTCCTTGAACCCGTACTGCATGAACCAGTCAATGCAGAACCGGGTATCCGAGTCCATGTCGCCCTCAACCTCGTTGAAATACTCGTCAATCACCTTGTTGATCTGAATCAGCGCATCCCGCACCGACATCTTCCCCCCATCCGCCTCCAGCACCCCGGCATACCGGGAATACACCCCCATCCCCGGCCCAATAGCCGCCTGCGCCAAATCCACCGGCGCAATCGGACTCGCCCCCTTCTTGCCGCCGATCATGGTCTCCAGGGCTTCGGGCAGTTCATCCTTGAGTTCGCGCAGGAACTGGCGGGGGTATCTTCGAGGGGCATCAGACTACCTCGCTATTGGCTGTGCAAGGAGAAAATGGTTTTTTCGGGTCGTTGGAATTTCAGGCGATTGGTTCAACCCGAATCAAGCTTGTTGGTCCGTACCTTCTTCCATCGGAGTGATCAACAGCCTGACATGTGAGAGTCTCGTTGCCCCGCCAAGCTCAACATGCGATCACCGTAAGCGCAAGGCTGGCTTGAGCCCGTCGCCCAGGCGCTTGCTGTCCTTGGCTTGGCGGCCTTGAAGCGATGCATCCTGCATCATGGCACAACAATGGCGAGGACCAACGTGCGCCCTGCGTCTGGAATGGGCGGGTTTGGAGGCGGGTGTGACGGGATGATGGTGGTTATGGTGTGAGGAAACGGCCTGGGTGCCGAGGCCAACGACCGGGAGGGCTGACTGGGAGATGGCTGGGTAGACTGAATTGTTGAAGAACAGTAGAGGGAATATGGTTGATTGCCTGACGATAATATGGGGCGAAGACAGAAAGAGCGATGCAATCAGCAATCTGTTTTTTGGCAATCTTTTGGCAATCTTTATAGCTTGAAAAAGAAAAAAGGGTCTAGGCAATCCACCTAAACCCTTGATTTTTCTTGGTGCGCCCGGCACGATTCGAACGTGCGACCAACGGATTCGTAGTCCGGTACTCTATCCAGCTGAGCTACGGGCGCGAAAGAGTGACTGTTTATGCGAGGCCTAGTCTTTTTGTCAAGTGGACATTTTTTGGTGATGGTTGAAATACTGACATCCATGGAACGCTTGCCTGTAACCAGAGCAAGATGGGGAAATGGCGAGATTATTCATATTCAGCCTGCCTGGTGTCATCTTGACGAGAAAGCGCGCATGATGCTTTAAGGCCTGAGGACGAATTGGTTTGGGCAAATATGCCTTACTGGCGATGGTTTCCAGGCTGAATCTGCCTCGTTCTGGCCACCATTTCCAATCATCAAATGCAATTGGTTGCAAAAACCGGGGAGTAACATGGCAGATTGCCTGCAGATCGTTGAACGGCTCCATGTCGATGACCCTGAAGTGTTGCGTGAAGCAGCTCAGGACCTTGGAGATGCCGGATGTCGTGAAGCGGTTCCGGAATTGATCCGCCTGCTGGAAAACCCGAACCTGGGCGTCCAGGAGGCCGCGGATTTGGCGTTGCGACAGCTTGGAGGAAGCGATGCCGTCCGTGGGCTTTGCCCGATGTTGCGCACCGAGGATGCCCAGGTCCGCAACCTGGCCATGGACATCTTGCGGGAGATTGGAAACCAGGACATATCGGCGATCCTGGCTCTTTTGGGTGATACCGACGTGGATATCCGAATTTTCGCCGCGGACATCCTTGGGGCAACCCGAAGCATTCTTGCCGTACCGCATTTATGCCAGGCGTTGCTTCACGACCCTGATGTCAATGTTCGGTATCAGGCTGCGGTCAGCCTGGGCAGCCTGGCGTTTCCCGAGGCAGTGCAATGCTTGAACCAGGCCTTGGAGGACGAAGAGTGGGTTCAGTTTTCGGTGATTGAGGCTCTGCTGAAAATCCGTGACGAATCCTCCATCAGCGCCCTGATCCAGACGATGCCCAAGGCCACGGACCTGGTGGCCTCGATGATTGTCGATGCCTTAGGCGAAATGGGCAACCTGAAATCCATCCCCTTGCTGCTGGAACGGCTAGATGCCGCGCCATGGGTCTTGCGCAATAAAATCGTCAAAGCCGTTGTCCAGATCATGGGCGGCAGGGTCTTGAACCTGTTGCCGGCTCTGGAACAAGCCCATTTCAGGGAGTACCTGCTTTCCGCGCTCAAGGATGAAGATGAGGCTATCCAAGATGCGGCCATCTCCGGACTTGCGTCCTTGCGCGTGCCCGAGGCGGCCGGGCCGATTGTCGCCATGGCCGCTGAACTCGATCCAAACTCCGAGGCTCACCAAGACCGCATGAACGCCATGGCCATCGCCTTGGCGGAAATCGGGGCGATGGAGGTGTTTCGCCAAACCCTCCAAAAGGTGGATTCCGTGGCCCTGGACGTGACCGTCAACGCGCTGCGACGACTGCCAGGACCAGATTCCAGCCAGATCTTGATGGAGGCGTTCTGGCACCATGATCGGGACGTACAGCGTAAGTTGGTGGACGCCTTGGATGCAGTGGCCGGAGCCGAAGCCAAATATTTTTTCCTGGATCTGCTTGACCGGCACAACGATGGACACGTGCTCAAGCAGGCCATACGTTTTCTCGGCAGGCAAACATCACCAAACCGAGACAGATCCGATTTGGCCGCAAAGCTGTTTACCTTTTTGGACCACCCCTACCCTGATGTCCGGGAAGCCGCCCTGGCTGCCTGCATCGCTTTGGGAGACATCTCGCTGGTGGATAAATTCCTCCAAATGTTCGCCTCTCCGGCTCCTGAAAAACGGGCCATGGCCATTCTTGGGCTGGGCAGCCTGGGCTGCGATACACATTTGGACGTGGTGCGCACAGCCCTGGAGGATGATTCCACTGCTGTGCGCAAGGCGGCCCTGCAGGCTGCGATCAATCTTTGCGGCCTGACGAGTGATGTCTTTGCGATGATCTCTCTGCGCCTTCAGGATGAAGACAGGGATGTCCGCTTGACTCTGGTCACTTTGCTGGGGGACTGTGCATGCAGCCTGGTCAATGTTACACCAATTCTTGAGTCCGCGCTGAACGACAACGACGATTGGGTTCGGGTCCGGGCCATTGAGGCGCTGGGGAGGCTGCGTCACTCCGAGGCACTGGAAAAAATGGCAGCACTTTTGCATGAAGAAAACTCGCTCATCACCCTCAAGATTGTTGAAGCCCTGGGGCTGATCGGCGGCCCAAGGGCCTTCCAGATCCTGCTCGATCTCCTCAACAACGACGACTCGGAACTGATCAACGCGGTGGAGATCGCCATAGCTCATCTTCAGGAGCAGGACCAGGAGCAGCACCAGGAGCAGCACCAGGAGCAGCACCAGGAGCAGCACCAGGAGCAGCACCAATAATGGGCAGCACCGGCCCGATGGGCATGAAGGATGCTGAATTTCAGCAACTGCGGGATTTCATATATACCTTAAGCGGGATCTACATCTCGGACAATCGCAAGTATTTACTGGAAAACAGGCTTTCAAATCGCATCAAGGCCTTGAATTTAAAAAATTATGGCGAATATCTCTACTATCTCAAGTACGATAAGGGACGGCGTCAGGAGCTTCCCCGGTTATTTGAGGTCATCACCACCAATGAAACCAGCTTTTATCGCAATCCGCCACAGTTGGCCGTTTTTCAAAACATCGTGCTGCCCCGTATTTTGGAACGGCTCAGAAAATCCGGAAAGCGGTCATTGCATCTTTGGTCCGCAGGGTGTTCCACCGGCGAGGAACCCTACACACTGGCGATTATTCTTTTCGAAGCACTCCAGGCGGAGATTACCAACTGGGATGTCCGGATCACGGCCAATGATCTTTCCGAAGCTGTTTTACGTGCCGCACGCCAAGGTATTTACTCCGAATACGCCCTGCGCACGACACCAAAAGACATTGTCGGTAAATATTTCATCCAGGAAGACGGGCGATTCAGGGTTCGCCAGGAACTGAAGAGCCTGGTCACGTTTGGGCAACTCAATTTGAATGATCGCGGCCAGATCAAAATGATCCCCCGCTCGGAAATCATCTTTTGCCGTAACGTGATCATTTACTTTGACGACGCGATGAAAAAACGGGTAATCAGCGAGTTCTACGACAATTTGGTGCCTGACGGGGTATTGTTCATCGGCCATTCCGAGTCGTTGCACCATGTTTCCCGGACACTGAGGCCGCAGCACCACCCCGGAAGCATCGTCTATTCCAAAGCCCTTTGAATTCCTTTGCAAACCGGAGTCTTGCATGGACCATGATGAGGAAAAACGAGCCCATGTCCGCCTGACCAAGCCATTTGAGGTCACGATCAGGCCTTTTGTCTTCCCTTTGCAACGCCAACCCGCATCGGAAGTTCACTCCGTGGACATCAGCGAGGGAGGGTTGCTTGTCCACTGCGCCAAGCGTTTTCATGTCGGCGACAAATTACAAGTGACCATCTTCATCCCCAGCTTGAACAAGCACCACCCAGGTTTTTTCAAGGTGTTCGAAAGCGACCTTGACCAATCCCTGACTGCGGTGGGCGAGGTTGTCCATACCCGGGAAATCGTCGCGCTGCGGGACTATGCGGTTGGGGTGAAATTTTTGGATATCTACGAGGACGACTGGCAGGCCTTGCGGATGCTGATTCTCAAAGAGCTGCGCAAACAGCGGGACGCTCTATGACCCCGCGGATTCTGGCCGTGGCCAACCAGAAAGGCGGTGTCGGCAAGACCACGACCGCCCTGAGCCTTGGTGCAGCCCTGGGCGAGATGGGCCACCGGGTTCTGGTCATGGACCTGGACCCCCACGCCTGCGCCAGTATCCACCTTGGTTTTTACCCCGAGGAACAACGTACCACCCTGTACGAACTATTTTTGGAGAAGGACGCCACAAAGCGCCCCGCCATCCTGGACGACCTCATCGCGTCGACGACAAATGCAAAATTCGATGTCGCCCCCAGCCATATCCGCCTCTCCGAGCTGGAAATGGACCTGCGGGACAGGGCCGGCATCGGCGCCATCCTGAAGCAATGCAAGGGACACCTGCACGACCGCTATGATTACGTGATCTTGGATTGTCCACCTCATGTCGGCATCCTGCTGGTTAATGCCCTGGTGGCGGCCAACCTGGTGATCATTCCCATGCAGACGGACTTCCTGGCCTTGCACGGCGTACGACTGATCTTCGCGACCATGAAAACCCTGAACAAGGCCCTGCCCCAGCCCATAGAGTTCCGCATCCTGGCCACCATGTTCGATCGCCGCGCCGGGGCATGTCAGCGGGTGCTGCGCCTGTTACGTCAAAAAGCCGCAAGCAAGGTCTTTGATTCCATCATTCCCATGGACACAAAATTTCGGGAAGCCAGCGGCATGGGAAAAACCATCCTGGAAATCGCCCCATCTTCCAGGGGAGCACAAGCCTACCGGCAGTTGGCCAAGGAGATCACAGCTCATGAAGACGCTTGAACAATATTTTCAGGACCAGCCGCTCTTGTCCGAGGATACCGGACCTGGGACCTCGCCGGACAATCTCACCAGCGCGGAAGAGGCTTTCTTAAAAAAATACTTGGGGGTGGGCGACAAGGCTGAAGCGCACGCCGTGCAGATCCAAAGTGTCTCCCCGGAGCAGGTCATGGCCGGCCCGACTACTGCTGATGCCGCCGCTTCCGGATCTGTTCCCGGGCCAGATACATCGGCTACGTCAGG
This window harbors:
- a CDS encoding CheR family methyltransferase, whose protein sequence is MGSTGPMGMKDAEFQQLRDFIYTLSGIYISDNRKYLLENRLSNRIKALNLKNYGEYLYYLKYDKGRRQELPRLFEVITTNETSFYRNPPQLAVFQNIVLPRILERLRKSGKRSLHLWSAGCSTGEEPYTLAIILFEALQAEITNWDVRITANDLSEAVLRAARQGIYSEYALRTTPKDIVGKYFIQEDGRFRVRQELKSLVTFGQLNLNDRGQIKMIPRSEIIFCRNVIIYFDDAMKKRVISEFYDNLVPDGVLFIGHSESLHHVSRTLRPQHHPGSIVYSKAL
- a CDS encoding PilZ domain-containing protein, with protein sequence MDHDEEKRAHVRLTKPFEVTIRPFVFPLQRQPASEVHSVDISEGGLLVHCAKRFHVGDKLQVTIFIPSLNKHHPGFFKVFESDLDQSLTAVGEVVHTREIVALRDYAVGVKFLDIYEDDWQALRMLILKELRKQRDAL
- a CDS encoding ParA family protein; the protein is MTPRILAVANQKGGVGKTTTALSLGAALGEMGHRVLVMDLDPHACASIHLGFYPEEQRTTLYELFLEKDATKRPAILDDLIASTTNAKFDVAPSHIRLSELEMDLRDRAGIGAILKQCKGHLHDRYDYVILDCPPHVGILLVNALVAANLVIIPMQTDFLALHGVRLIFATMKTLNKALPQPIEFRILATMFDRRAGACQRVLRLLRQKAASKVFDSIIPMDTKFREASGMGKTILEIAPSSRGAQAYRQLAKEITAHEDA
- a CDS encoding HEAT repeat domain-containing protein, producing the protein MADCLQIVERLHVDDPEVLREAAQDLGDAGCREAVPELIRLLENPNLGVQEAADLALRQLGGSDAVRGLCPMLRTEDAQVRNLAMDILREIGNQDISAILALLGDTDVDIRIFAADILGATRSILAVPHLCQALLHDPDVNVRYQAAVSLGSLAFPEAVQCLNQALEDEEWVQFSVIEALLKIRDESSISALIQTMPKATDLVASMIVDALGEMGNLKSIPLLLERLDAAPWVLRNKIVKAVVQIMGGRVLNLLPALEQAHFREYLLSALKDEDEAIQDAAISGLASLRVPEAAGPIVAMAAELDPNSEAHQDRMNAMAIALAEIGAMEVFRQTLQKVDSVALDVTVNALRRLPGPDSSQILMEAFWHHDRDVQRKLVDALDAVAGAEAKYFFLDLLDRHNDGHVLKQAIRFLGRQTSPNRDRSDLAAKLFTFLDHPYPDVREAALAACIALGDISLVDKFLQMFASPAPEKRAMAILGLGSLGCDTHLDVVRTALEDDSTAVRKAALQAAINLCGLTSDVFAMISLRLQDEDRDVRLTLVTLLGDCACSLVNVTPILESALNDNDDWVRVRAIEALGRLRHSEALEKMAALLHEENSLITLKIVEALGLIGGPRAFQILLDLLNNDDSELINAVEIAIAHLQEQDQEQHQEQHQEQHQEQHQEQHQ